One window from the genome of Candidatus Manganitrophaceae bacterium encodes:
- the thiS gene encoding sulfur carrier protein ThiS, translated as MQIKINGKPEETQETTLLGLLKSKDIEPRMVSVELNSKMLDRSSLEQTPIQEGDEIEFLYFMGGGSTRF; from the coding sequence GGAAAACCGGAAGAGACTCAGGAGACCACCCTTCTGGGCCTCCTTAAATCAAAAGATATTGAACCACGCATGGTGTCCGTCGAGTTGAATTCAAAAATGCTCGACCGCTCCAGCCTGGAACAAACCCCCATTCAGGAAGGAGATGAAATCGAATTCCTCTACTTCATGGGAGGGGGATCAACCCGTTTTTAA